The nucleotide sequence ATGTTGATGCGGTTTGCCGCCATCGTATTCGTGAAGCTGGGTGCCAACGTCACGCCGGATTGAGAAGCGGGCAAAAGATAGGTTCCCGTACCCGAGCTGGCACCGATGCTGTTTACGGTGAAAGCCGCCTGATGATCGTGGCGTTCCAGGTAGGGCTGCGCATATTCGTAACGAAGGCCCAGGTTGAGTGTGAAGTTCGGCGTGATCTTCCAGTCATCCTGGAAGTAGAAGGCACGAATCCAGCGCACATCGTCTGTGGTGGCGATGTTGGTCACATATGCCGTGTCCATGTTGTTGGTGAGGAAGTCCGCAACGCCGGAGCCGCTGTATGCGATGCCGCCAACAGTCGGAGAACCCTGCGCCGCCGTGAACTTGCCAGTGAAGTTGTAAGCGCCGCGAGGTTCAATCGGCTGCAGGGTAGAGAAGCGGATGCGTTGAAAGCTGACGCCCATACGCATGCTGTGGTTCCGAACGATCTTCGTCACGTTGTCCAGAATCTGGTAGACGTTCTGATACTCGTTCGTGGCAGCCCATGTGGGTGAGCCGAAGGAGGAGATTCCGGTGACAGAGACGTTTGGCAGGCCACCGTTGCTGGCGCCTCCCGGAATGCCACCCAGGCCGATGCCGGCCGCAACGCCGCTCGTAAACGTGTTTGGAGGATTGAAGCCGAAATTTCCGTAGTTATAACCGAACCGGATTTCGTTTACGAAGTTCGGATTAAACATGTGCGTTTCGCTTGCTGCCAGCGCCTCGGACAGGTTGATGATCGTGCCCGTGTCGCCGAAGCCGCCGCCATCAAGTATGTTGCCGAACACTGGAGTACGCGTGCCTGGCGTGTTCGAGTAGCTGGTGCGAACAAACGCCTGGTCCTTCTGCGAGGCGTTGTAGTCCATGCGGATATCGAACTGCGTAGTGTTGTCCACCGCATTCCGGTTGCTGAAGTAGTTGTTGGATATCAGGCCATTTACGCTCTGGTTTGGTGCCGGATACATCTTGAGAATATTCAGAGCGGTCTGGTTGATCTGGGCAGGGCAAAGGACATTGAGTCTGCCGTTGCATGAAAGCGGGGTCGCCTGGTTACCGGAGTTAGGCTGTACAAGCTGTACAGGGGTTGCACCAGTCAGGTTTGTGTTTAGCAACTCCGAGAAGTCACCCTGCCGCATCAGCGCTGTGGGAACGGTGTAGTTTCCGCTCTCACCAAAGATGATGCGGTTTGCTTCCACATCACCGAAGAGGAAGAGCTTGTCCTTGAAGATCGGGAAGCCAATCGTTCCGCCAAACTGGTTCTGACGGTATTTGGGAACAACGCGATTGCCGAACGATGCCCACTCGTGAATGTCAAACGCATCGTTACGGATGTATTCCCATGCGGAACCGTGAATGCGATTGGTGCCAGACTTCACAGACACGTTCACAACTGCGCCTGCGGAGTGACCGTATTCTGCACTGTAGGAACCGGTCTGAACCTTGAACTCTGCCAGTGCTTCCGGTGGCGGCTTCACGCTGTAGGACGCACCGTTGAAGAAGTCCACCACGTTGACGTTGTTATCGACGCCGTCAAGCAGGAAGTTGTTTTGCTCAGAACGCATGCCGTTAGCGGAGAAGTCGCCTTTGCCGGAACCGCGCGAACCATTGCCCGGCGCGATGCCAGCCGATAGTTGCGCGATGAAGACGTAGTTACGGCCATTGAGCGGCGTGTCCACGATAGTCTGCGCATCTACTACCTGCCCCGTTGAACCGTCTTCCGTCTGCAGTAGCGGAGGTTCAGTTGTGACCTGAACTGTTTCCTCTGAGCCGATTGCAAGGCCAATGTTTATGCCGGTGCGTTCGCCCACGTGAAGCTGCACATTGTCCTGCTGCTTCGTAATGAAACCGGGTGCTGCCACCTTCACGCTGTAACGCCCGATCTTCAGAGGCGAAAAGGTGTAGACGCCTCCTGCGTCGGTCTTGTCGGACACTGTGAAACCGGTATCGACGTTTGTCACCGTGACCGCAGCGTTGGGTACTACGGCGCCTGAGGGGTCGGTCACTGTTCCGGTGATTGTGCCCTGATCTACCTGGGCGTGAAGTGTGGGAAGCGTGAGGAGGAGTGCTGCCAGGAGTACGGCCCACATCCATTGCCTGCTTCTGCTGTGTGTTTCTGAGTAATCCCTGCTTGCTTTCATGCCAAATTGACCTCAAAACGGTAAGAGGAACAAGAAGTGATGCAGAGTCTCTGAATTCGTATACAAGAGGGGCGTTTCAGAGCCGCTGAATCCGTATACATCTACGTGGCCAGAGAAACTACTCAGCCGAACAATAGAGTGTCAAGTACATTATTTTGAGTCGTCTCAAAGGCCGGATAACGTTCGTTCGGTGCAGCCTTGGGGTGATATATGGGGCTATTGTGATTCGCGGCTGTGCGTTACGGCTCCGTAGACAGGGTCATGTACCGAGGTCAGCGCTTCGTTTCGGCTATCGCCTTTAAGGTCGAACCACGTGATGGTGTTCATTCCGGAGTGAAGCCACGGGGCGGGCGAATACAACGTGAATTGCGGTCCAATCGACCAGAAGCGACCGAGGTTGTGGCTTCCCAGCCAGAGCTGTCCTTTGTGAAGTCCCCGTGTGTCGAGGAATGTGTCTGCTGGCTGGTCGACTGACATGGCGGTTCTGAAGAAACACGGGCCAGTGCATGGACCGGAGCGGAACTGCAAGTGTGAAAGGTCCTGCATTGGGAATGAAAACATCTCCCACCCCTCTACCTCTGCGCCACCCAGCAGAACCGTTCCCGTGATTCCTGTTCGTTCCGTCAAGATGGCGTGCGAGTAGTTCACGCGGCCTGTGTTCTCCACCAGTATGTCGAGGGCAGAACCCTCACGAAGATTCGAAGGCAGTGTCAAAGTGGATTGATCCAAGCGGCGGTCGAGTATGCCGACCTGCTTCCGGTCAACGTAGACCACTGCGTAGTCATGCAGGCCATTGATGGTCAGCGTGCCTCCGGCATGTGCAGGCAGCTTGGAGCGATAGAGCACGTAGCCGTAGTTCTGATCCAGATCTTCGAAGGTCAACGGCGTCTCAGAGTGTACGGATGCAGGCAGATTGTCCCAGAGCGATGCTGATTCCTTTGCCGCTGCAATGGGGAAGACGCGACGTTCAGAGGCTTTCGGTACCGGCATCGGCTTGGTGTGCGTTGCGGTCGCGATGGCTTGTTGCAGCAACGCATACTTGTAGCGCGGCGAGCCGGATTCATCCAGCGGAGCGTCGTAGTCATAGCTGGTCGTGTCCGGATGGTAGTCCTTGCCGGTGTGAGAGTCGGCACCGTTCATCCATCCAAAACTGCTGCCGCCGTGGAACATGTACATGGAGACGGAGTAACCGTGTTCCAGCATCCACTGAAACTCCTGCGCTTCTTTGCGGCCGTCCGTTTCGTGATGTTCTTCGCCCCATTTGTCGAACCATCCGGCCCAATATTCGCCCACCATGCGTGGTCCATTGGGTCGAAACTTTTCCAGCATGGCGGTGGAAGCTTCTGCATTGCCAGAGCCGAAGTTGACGGTGGCGGGAAGATCTGGAAGCGAGCCTTTGGCCAGGTCTGATGCTTGGTTTGACGTGAACATAAGGCCGTCGCCGAGACCCGCATGTAACATGTCATCCTTCACCTGCCGCAGATAGTTGAGGTCGTCGCCAAAGGCTCCATATTCGTTCTCAACCTGAACGGCGATGATAGGGCCACCATTCTTCAGCAGCAGCGGTTTCACCTCAGTGGCCAGCCGCTGAAACCATCGTTGTACGGCCGCATGATACGCAGGATTGGTGGATCGCAGAGTAAGGGTGCGGTCTTTCAGCAGCCAGGAAGGATACCCGCCAAGCTCCCATTCGGCACAGACGTACGGCCCAGGCCGCAGAATCACATTCAGACCTTCGGCCTGAGCATCGCGCAAGAACGCTGCAAGGTCGTTCTGCCCGCTGAAGTCGTAGACGCCCGGACGCGGCTCATGCAGGTTCCAGAAGGCATAGGTCGTGATGGTGTTCAGGCCCATGGCCTTTGCCTTTTGCAGGCGATCGCGCCAATATTCGCGGGGAATCCGCGGATAGTGCATCTCGCCGGAGATGACCTGGTAGGGCTTGCCATCCATCAGAAAGTCTCGTCCAGAAACAGTGAAGGTGTGGATCGTCCTACGCTGCGCTTGAGAAGCAGCAGGGAGGAAGGCGAGCACGCAGGCAGCGAGGAGAGAAGCACGAAGGACAGGCAAAGTCATGGGAACACCGCGCAATTTGGAAGAATTGTATACGGATTCATGATTTGCGGTCCGATCAGTTATTCACGAGTGCGTTTCGCAGCGCACTCGGATCGTTAAAACCACCGCATGTTGAACCAGACGCATGCGATGAGCAGCAAGAACGCGAGCGCCACAAGATACGCATTTGTGCGGGAAACTGTGACGATGTTCCATCGTAAGCGGCCTTCTACAGCGGCGTTTCCTTGTGGACTCAGGCACCATGCTGCAATTGCCGCAATGGTGAAGGCATAGATTGCGGAATGGAAATTGGCTGTCATGGTGCTGCCGTAGTGCAACCAATCACGCGATACGGCTACGGAGTGTGCAAACGAAAAGCTGGAACCCAGAACGAAGCCGAAGATGGCTCCGCGCTCGGTTGTCCTGCGTGTCAACATTCCCAGCAGAAACACAGCCCAGAATGGGGCAGCGAACACTGAGAAGATCAACTGGATATGTTCCATGAGATCGCGAAAAAGAAAATTCAGATAGGAGGCAGACAGACTCAGGAACGTCGCAGCCACTACTGCGAAATGTCCCATGCGGAGATAGTGGGAATCATCGCGGTTCTTGCAAATGGTGGTGCGATAAATGTCTTCCGTCCAGAGCGCAGCGAAAGCGGACACGTTGGATGCAAGGCTGGACATAAGACTAGCCGCCAGCGCAGTCAGCCCTAGCCCTTGTAACCACGGGGAATAGAGAACCGTCATCATCCGCGGCAAAGTTCGGTCATAGTGTTCAGCGGTTTGTGGCAGAACATGTAGCGCTGCAAGCCCCGGGACAACGACTAACAACGAAAAAAGCAGTTTGCCGAAACCAGCCCAAAGGGGAACCTGTCGCGCGTCATTCTCAGTGCGTGCGGCAAAGGCGCGCTGCATCATGACAAAGTCCGTACACCAGTAGCCGAAACCCAGTACGAAGCCCAGACCTGCTACTACACCGAAACCATCCATGCGTGCCTGCGGTGCGAAGGCTTGCATGCCGTGCCATAGATGCAGATTCTGTGACACGTCAGCTTGTCCGTGAAGTCGTAGCAACCGAAAGCTGCGCAACGCCAGTGGCAAAAGGCCGGCAACAATCACGAAGAACTGGAAGAGCTCGTTATAGATGGTGGCGCGGATGCCCCCAAGGAAGACATAGACGATGACAATGAATGCGCAGCAGAGAATTCCCCACTCGAATGACATACCGATGGTGACGGTAAGCACCTGCGCCATGGCATACAGGCTGATGCCAGACAGCAGGAGCATCATGCAGGCGGTGACACATGCGTTCAATAGACGCATGCGTGGACCGTACCGAACCATTAAGTACTCTGGGACACTGGTAACGCCGTTGTGTAGATAGACTGGCATCATCCACAACGCAAGGAAGATCATGCCGGGGATGGCCCCGATGAGATAGAAGTGAAATGCGAGTGCGCCGTAATGCGCAGCCATGGCGCTGAGGCCGACAATCTCGAGTGCGCCGCAGTTCGAAGCGAGATACGCAATGATGACAATTGGCAACGGCAGAGTGTGCGAGGCGTTCAGGTAGTCGCCAGCCGTGGCAAATCGCCTGCGCGACTTCCAGCCGATCAGCATGGTGATGAGGCCGTATGCCGGGAGAAACCAGATACCTATGCCGAAGCGAGAAACTCCGTCGATCATGATTTCCGGCGCGATGTTTTGCTGGTCTGTTTTTTGTGCCGTGGCGGGGCTGTTGTCTCACGCACGATCAGTTCCGTTGGAACAGAAAGCTGGATGCCCTGGCTTTCGATATTTGCTTTCGAGAAATCGAGCGCCTCAAGGCAGACTTTCGCGAGCCGTTTTCGCGGTGTACGGATGGTCGATAGAGGGGGCTGGCAGACTTCACTGAGAAGAATGTCGTCCAGGCCCACGATAGACAGATCGCGTGGTGTCGACAGACCGAGTCTGTGCAACCCCTGCGTAGCTCCAAAGGCGGTCAGATCGTTTGCCGAAAGGATCGCGGTGGGGGGCTCTGCTACTTTCATCAATGCGGTCACTTCGCGCTCTCCACCGGAGACGCGGTAATTGCCAAGGCGCATCAACTCAGAATGCAGAGTGAGTCCCGCATTGCGAACGGCCATTTTGAAAGCGTTTGCGCGAACCTCTGTTGTATGAGGTCCCTTCATACCGCCGATATAACCAATGCGAGTGTGCCCAAGCGACACGAGGTGGCGCACAGCCTCCACGAAACCGAGTTCGTAATCGATGGAGACGTCGCTGCAACCTGCATGAACCGTTCTGCGATCCACGGTGGCTAAGGGAACGCGCCGCCGCAACAGGGGCTCGACAGACTGCGTATCGAATTCGGAGGCCATCAACACCGCTCCGTCCACCTGCCGCATCAGCATCCGACGGATGGACTTGAGCAATTTTTCCGCATCCTGCGCGCTGGTCAGAAGGACTTCGTGGTCAATCTCAACCAGCAAATCCTCAAACGCACCGAAGAACTCCGCGAAGAAGGGATTCAGCATATCCGGAACGATGAGTCCGTAGGTTTTGCTGCGTCCGTACTTCAGCGTGGTAGCGCTTGGGTTGGGGATGAACTGGACTTCTGCCAGGACCTTGCGAACGCGCTGCGCTGTATCTTCGCGGACGATCGTTGAGCCGTTGATGACGCGCGAAACCGTAGCACTGGAAACGCCTGCCCGCCGTGCGATCTCGCGCATGTTCATATCGCATCCACTATAACCGGACACGTCTGAACCGATTTGCCCGTTGTGGCGCGTGTCGGGACCATGATAGGTTCTATGCTCGTCTGCACATCACTGCTGCGATTTCTGATTGCAAGCATTTTCCGGACCGGGTGTATGCCTTTGAGACTGGGCTTTTTGTGTTGTCTGATGTTGTCTTCCGTGGTGGTGGCCCGATGCCACGCGCAGGGAGGATCGTCTAGTGGACCACCCGCTGCGCCCATCTATGGCGAGGATCACAAACCCATAACGGAGAGCGGTTTCGTTAAGTCTGGGCCCGTTGTTTTTAAAGAAGATGCGGCGGCTGCGGGGCTAACGAGCTGGCACCACACGATGGGGACGCCAGAGAAATCTCTGATCCTGGAGACAACAGGTTCCGGCGTCGCGATGATCGATTATGATCGCGACGGTTGGCTGGACCTCTACTTCGTAAACGGCTCCACCTGGGACGCGGAGAAGGGGAAGGCCCGCGCACCGCATGCAGCGCTGTTTCATAACAACCACGACGGTACTTTTACGGATGTGACGGCAAAAGCTGGCGTTGCGAATGATCGCTGGGGTTTTGCTGTGGCCGTGGGCGACTACGACAACGACGGCTGGCCTGATCTTTATGTCTCGAACTACGGTAAGAACCGGCTATATCACAACAACCATGACGGCACCTTCACGGACGTGGCGGAGAAGGCGGGTGTGACACTTGGTAACTGGTCCACGGGCGCTACCTTCGGTGACTACGATGGCGATGGCCGGCTGGATCTTTTTGTGCCTGGTTATGTTCATTTCGATATGAACCATCTGCCGTTGTCGGGCTCTGCGGAGGTGGGATTTCTGAATTGCTCGTTTCGCGGAACACATACTATGTGTGGCCCGAAAGGGCTTCGCGGTGAGCCGGATCATCTGTTTCATAACAATGGTGACGGTACGTTTACCGATGTGAGTGAAAAAGCCGGAGTCGCAGACAAGAAGGGCAACTACGGCTTCAGTTCCACGTTTGTGGACATGGATGGTGATGGCAAACAGGACCTGCTTGTCACCGATGACTCGTCGCCGAACTACCTCTATCGCAACAAGGGCGATGGCACGTTTGAAGACGTCAGTCTTATCTCCGGCTTCGCGTTGAACCAGCAGGGACGCGATCAAGCCAACATGGGACTAGCGATTGGTGACTATCGCAACAACGGTTTGCTTGACCTGTACACAGGTACGTTCTCTGACGATTACAAGCCGCTGTTTCGTAATGAAGGCGATCTGAACTTCTCTGAGATCACACCGGAGATGGGACTTGCCGCACCGACCTATCCCTTCCTGACGTGGGCCACCGGGTTTATCGACTTTGATAACGATGGGTGGAAGGACATCTTCCTGGCAAATGGACACGTGTATCCGCAGGCCGATCATTCAGATTGGGGAACGTCGTTCAAACAAAGGCCGCTTCTGTTCCACAACACGAATCAGGGAACGAAGTTCATCATGATGCCGCCGGTAGTGGGGTCAGGACTCGCCGAAGTCATTCCGGGACGCGGGGCAGCGTTTGGCGATCTGTTCAATGACGGCAGGATTGACGTGGTTATTAACAACCTGGATCAGGCGCCGTCGCTGCTGCGCAATGTCGATAACAATACGAATCACTGGGTTGGGCTGCAACTTGTGGGTGCAGCGAAAACACCGAAAGATGCTACGGGAACGACGGTTTATTTGACAGCTGGAGGCTTGCGGCAGCGTGGCGATGTGCTGAGCGGTGGAAGTTACGAGTCAAACAATGATCCCCGTGTTCACTTCGGACTTGGTAGTTCGAGCAGTATCGATGGTGTCGAGATTCACTGGACTGACGGCAGCATTGAAAAACTCAAGTTGCCGACTGTCGACCGGTTCTACACCATTGAACAAGGACATGGGGTGATTGCCGGGGTGTACGATGCTCCTGCGCCAGTTCATGCCGTTCCGAAAAAGTAAGCGGAAGTACAAACACTATGGCTATGAAACGCCGTCTCCATCCGCAAACCGCAGGTCGTCTCCTTCTAGTATTCGGGATGCCCGCTCTGCTTGTGTTCGCTCTTTTGCCAGTTGGGAAAACGTTTGCGGGCCAACAGAGCGCGAAGGGAAACACCGCGACACCACCGCAGTACACCACTCCGGTCTATACTCCTGCGACGATCCCTGCTCATGCGGAACTTGATCCAGAACGTAAGAAATGGGCTGAAATGATCCGCCACAGTTATGACTTCGGTGTGATGTCGGACAACATCTCTCTGCCGGGTAATGCGCAGGTAGAAGGTGGTGACTTTATTCAGCCCGGAGCTTTTCCGACGGCGCAGTATTGCGGATATTGCCATAAGGAAGCCTTTGCGGAATGGCGTCAGTCGCTTCATTCCAACTCGTTTCGTACGCCGTTCTATCGGACGAGCGTCAACATCGTTATCAATACGAAAGGCATTCAGTTTTCGCGTCATTGCGATAGCTGCCACAACCCTATTGCGGTGCTTTCCGGTGCTCTAACGAAGAACTCGATGGTGGACCGCCGTTTCGATCAGGACGGCGTTACCTGCATGACGTGCCACTCCATCGGGAAGGTGCAATCCACGCTGGGCAATGGCGGTTATGTGATGAGTGTGCCTTCCGTCGTAACAGATGCGCAGGGAAATCGCATATCGGGGCAGGTTCCGTACAAGGACATCCTCGCGCATCCTGATCGTCATGCTGCTGCGGTGATGCGTCCACTGATGAAGCAGCCGGAGTTTTGCGCGGCATGTCACAAAGCGAACTTGCCTGATTCATTGAATGAGTACAAATGGATTCGCGCGTTCACGACGTATGACGAGTGGCAGAACTCGAAGTTCTCAGAGCAGAATCCGCTCACGTTTTATAAGGGGAATTACTTGCCTTGCCAGGGCTGCCATATGGAGCGCTTTGACGTAGCTCTTCCCGAGCCGGGAGCTAAGCATGGCAGTTTTGCATCGCATCGCTGGACTGCTGGAAACACCGCAGTGCCGACCTACTACGCCTTTGATGAACAGATCGACAAGACGCTTGCGTTTTTGAAGCGCGGCACGTTCCTCAACGTCGATCTGTTTGGTGTGAAGATCAATGGGAAGAACCTTGTCGCACCGCTAGGCGAGCAGAACTTCAGCGTGAAACCGAACGATGTTGTTGAAGCATACGTTGTTGTTCAAAACAAAAATATTGGACACTCACTTATTCCTGAAGTGCGCGATCTTTTCGAAGCATGGATGGAGTTCGAAGCGAAAGACTCTACGACAGGCAAGGTGATTTATCACAGCGGTTATCTGAAACCGGATGGATCGCTGGACGAATCGGCGCACAGCTTCACGAACCGGCCTGTGAATACTGGCGGTACTTTCGTCGACAACCATAAGGTATGGACGATTCATTCAGTCGCTTACGACAACACTGTGCAGGCCGGTCGCTCTGTCCTTGTGCGTTATGAGTTTCGCGTGCCGGCTGATGTGAAGCAGGGCGTTTCCATCACGGCGCGCGTTAACTATCGGCATCTTCGTCATAGCTATTCCGACAATATCTTTGGCAAGGTAAGCGGTTACAAAGAATTACCAGTAGTTGAAATCGCTTCTCGTACTCGCATTCTTGCCATGGGCGATAACCATGCGGAGCCTGCAATTGCAGGCGATAACCCGGCGTGGATGCGATGGAATAATCTCGGCATCGCGTTGCTGGATCAACTGCAGTATGGCGATTCGCTCAACGCCTTTCATGAAGCATTGAAGCTTCACCCGAACGATGCGGATGGCTACACCAACATGGCGCTCACAAACATTCAGTGGGAAAAGTTTCAACCAGCGCGCACTGCACTGGAGAAGGCGTTGGAACTGAGTCCCGCCAATGCGCGTGCGCTTTACTACCTTGCACTTGTGGAACGGCGTGACGGGAATACATCGCAAGAGATCGCTGACCTGAGACAGGTAGTCGCCCAGTATCCAAGGTCCATCGATGCGAGAAGAGAACTGGGCGTTTCGTACTATCAGTCCGGCGATCAGAAGTCCTCTATGGAGCAGTTCCAGGCGCTGCAAAACATCGATCCCGACGACGTAGCTGCACACTATAACTTGTCGTTGCTGTATCGTCGCAGCGGCATGAAAGACAGTGCGAAGTTGCAAGGAGCACTGTTCGCTCTCAAGAAGACTGACCCAGGAGCACCGACGTACTCGCAGGACTTTCTGAGAATGCATCCAGAGATTTCTACCGAGAGTATTCCATGGCATGTCCATTCTGGCCTGCATCACACGCATTCTGCAGACGGCAGTGCCGTGACGGAAACACCTATGGGGAGTTCACATTGATGCGTGTTTCACTCCGTTGGTTCACGCTGATGCTGTTCGTCGCGTTAATCCGTTCTTCAGGCGCGCAATCATTGTGTCCGTGGTTGAACCAGGCAACAGCCAGCGGTGCGCTGGGAGCAGACGTGGCCATGCACGTTACGTTGTTGCCTGGTTCGCCGCATTCGTCAAGATCGCCACAGACACCCTATCCGGCAAGTGATCCACGGCCAGACGGTATGTGTGAGTTCTCAACGCCTGACCAACGGTCGGCTCTGCGGATCAACGTCACGACAATGAGCAATCCAAAGAAAGACTACGCAGCCGCTATCCGATCGTCCTGCCCTGGTACGTCTCATTCGCTGACCGGAGTGGGGAATCAATCGATCGCCTGCTCGTCAGCAAGGAATGTTGGAGTCGAAGACCGAGTGGTGGCGTACGTCCGCAATCGGCTCATGCTGTTGCGATTCACTCGTCCCACGAAGGAAAGCATCCATTGGCAAGGAAGCGATGTGACCTCAGAGGCAGTCGTGCAAGCTATCGCGGAGCAGATTGCCGGCTCCATGTTTTGACGTGAGATCTTAACAGACGACGTTGATCCGTTATCTGTCCGAAATTGGCTTGTTGTCCTCATTCAAGAGAACAACAAGCGGCGCATGTGTTTTCGCGACAGTTTCTGGCATCCATGAGAATGCAGCGATGATGACGACATCGCCCACCTGTGCAAGTCTTGCCGCGGCGCCGTTCACCTGAATCTGTCCCATGCCTGCAGGTTGAGGAATGGCGTACGTTTCCCAGCGTTGGCCGGTATTTACGTTCCACACATGTACAGCTTCATTTACCAGGATGCCTGATTGATCCAGAAGATCCGTATCGATGCCAATGCTGCCTTCGTAGTGAAGATCCGACTGCGTCACCGTTGCGTGGTGCAGCTTCGACTTCATCATTTTCACACTTACTTCCATAATCCTCCGGCTTGTCGCCGCTCGTGGTGAGCGGTCGCCTGCCTCACTTCAGTGTAAGGCGTGTGCGCAAAAGACTCTACCCGGGTGCGATTTTGGCTGTCCTGGCGTGAGTGACTATACTTGTTCTACGGGCTGCATCCGCGTATGTGACGGAGTGGCACTGGAGTCATGATGAGTCAAACTGAGATCAGGGATGCTCTGCGTCCCGCGGCTGTGGCAAAGGTCACGCCGCAAACGCTGCTACAAAGCAAGCGCGCTTTCACCCCCCTTACAGCACTTACCGCTTACGATTATCCGACCGCTCGTCTGGCAGACGAAGCAGGAATCGACATGATCCTAGTGGGCGATTCCGTGGGCACGGCTGTTCTCGGATACGACAATACGCTTAGCGTAACCATGGACGACATGTTGCATCATGCGCGTGCTGCACGGCGGGGAACGCAGCGAGCCATGCTCGTTGTGGATATGCCTTACGGCAGCTATCAAGTGTCAATTGAAGACGCTGTTCGAAACGGACTGCGCTTTTTCAAAGAGAGTGGCAGCGAAGCAGTCAAGCTGGAAGGTGGGATTGCTTACGTCCCTCATGTCAAGGCATTAACGCAGTCGGAGATTCCTGTCGTCGGACATATCGGATTAACTCCGCAGTCAATCCATCGCATGGGTGGCTATCGTGTGCAAGGGCTTTCTGATGCAGCGGCGACACGTCTGCGCGATGACGCCAAAGCTCTCGAAGAAGCAGGTGCGATTGCGTTGGTGCTTGAGGGAATTCCCAGAGAACTCGCGGCTCAAATCACTGACGCTATCTCTATCCCAACGATTGGGATTGGCGCTGGTCCTGATTGTGACGGTCAAATCCTTGTATTCCATGACGTGTTCTCTCTGTCGTTCACACGGAAGCCGAAGTTCGTGCGCTCTTTTGGGGATGGACGTTCGCTGATGGAACAAGGAATCCGCGACTTTCGTGATGCTGTGGTGGCAAGAACATTTCCCGATGATCGTGAGAGCTATCACATGCCAA is from Terriglobus sp. TAA 43 and encodes:
- the panD gene encoding aspartate 1-decarboxylase yields the protein MMKSKLHHATVTQSDLHYEGSIGIDTDLLDQSGILVNEAVHVWNVNTGQRWETYAIPQPAGMGQIQVNGAAARLAQVGDVVIIAAFSWMPETVAKTHAPLVVLLNEDNKPISDR
- the panB gene encoding 3-methyl-2-oxobutanoate hydroxymethyltransferase, translating into MMSQTEIRDALRPAAVAKVTPQTLLQSKRAFTPLTALTAYDYPTARLADEAGIDMILVGDSVGTAVLGYDNTLSVTMDDMLHHARAARRGTQRAMLVVDMPYGSYQVSIEDAVRNGLRFFKESGSEAVKLEGGIAYVPHVKALTQSEIPVVGHIGLTPQSIHRMGGYRVQGLSDAAATRLRDDAKALEEAGAIALVLEGIPRELAAQITDAISIPTIGIGAGPDCDGQILVFHDVFSLSFTRKPKFVRSFGDGRSLMEQGIRDFRDAVVARTFPDDRESYHMPKAEASPERYIGSAHQREVAACK
- a CDS encoding CRTAC1 family protein, with product MLSSVVVARCHAQGGSSSGPPAAPIYGEDHKPITESGFVKSGPVVFKEDAAAAGLTSWHHTMGTPEKSLILETTGSGVAMIDYDRDGWLDLYFVNGSTWDAEKGKARAPHAALFHNNHDGTFTDVTAKAGVANDRWGFAVAVGDYDNDGWPDLYVSNYGKNRLYHNNHDGTFTDVAEKAGVTLGNWSTGATFGDYDGDGRLDLFVPGYVHFDMNHLPLSGSAEVGFLNCSFRGTHTMCGPKGLRGEPDHLFHNNGDGTFTDVSEKAGVADKKGNYGFSSTFVDMDGDGKQDLLVTDDSSPNYLYRNKGDGTFEDVSLISGFALNQQGRDQANMGLAIGDYRNNGLLDLYTGTFSDDYKPLFRNEGDLNFSEITPEMGLAAPTYPFLTWATGFIDFDNDGWKDIFLANGHVYPQADHSDWGTSFKQRPLLFHNTNQGTKFIMMPPVVGSGLAEVIPGRGAAFGDLFNDGRIDVVINNLDQAPSLLRNVDNNTNHWVGLQLVGAAKTPKDATGTTVYLTAGGLRQRGDVLSGGSYESNNDPRVHFGLGSSSSIDGVEIHWTDGSIEKLKLPTVDRFYTIEQGHGVIAGVYDAPAPVHAVPKK
- a CDS encoding tetratricopeptide repeat protein, which codes for MAMKRRLHPQTAGRLLLVFGMPALLVFALLPVGKTFAGQQSAKGNTATPPQYTTPVYTPATIPAHAELDPERKKWAEMIRHSYDFGVMSDNISLPGNAQVEGGDFIQPGAFPTAQYCGYCHKEAFAEWRQSLHSNSFRTPFYRTSVNIVINTKGIQFSRHCDSCHNPIAVLSGALTKNSMVDRRFDQDGVTCMTCHSIGKVQSTLGNGGYVMSVPSVVTDAQGNRISGQVPYKDILAHPDRHAAAVMRPLMKQPEFCAACHKANLPDSLNEYKWIRAFTTYDEWQNSKFSEQNPLTFYKGNYLPCQGCHMERFDVALPEPGAKHGSFASHRWTAGNTAVPTYYAFDEQIDKTLAFLKRGTFLNVDLFGVKINGKNLVAPLGEQNFSVKPNDVVEAYVVVQNKNIGHSLIPEVRDLFEAWMEFEAKDSTTGKVIYHSGYLKPDGSLDESAHSFTNRPVNTGGTFVDNHKVWTIHSVAYDNTVQAGRSVLVRYEFRVPADVKQGVSITARVNYRHLRHSYSDNIFGKVSGYKELPVVEIASRTRILAMGDNHAEPAIAGDNPAWMRWNNLGIALLDQLQYGDSLNAFHEALKLHPNDADGYTNMALTNIQWEKFQPARTALEKALELSPANARALYYLALVERRDGNTSQEIADLRQVVAQYPRSIDARRELGVSYYQSGDQKSSMEQFQALQNIDPDDVAAHYNLSLLYRRSGMKDSAKLQGALFALKKTDPGAPTYSQDFLRMHPEISTESIPWHVHSGLHHTHSADGSAVTETPMGSSH
- a CDS encoding LacI family DNA-binding transcriptional regulator, coding for MREIARRAGVSSATVSRVINGSTIVREDTAQRVRKVLAEVQFIPNPSATTLKYGRSKTYGLIVPDMLNPFFAEFFGAFEDLLVEIDHEVLLTSAQDAEKLLKSIRRMLMRQVDGAVLMASEFDTQSVEPLLRRRVPLATVDRRTVHAGCSDVSIDYELGFVEAVRHLVSLGHTRIGYIGGMKGPHTTEVRANAFKMAVRNAGLTLHSELMRLGNYRVSGGEREVTALMKVAEPPTAILSANDLTAFGATQGLHRLGLSTPRDLSIVGLDDILLSEVCQPPLSTIRTPRKRLAKVCLEALDFSKANIESQGIQLSVPTELIVRETTAPPRHKKQTSKTSRRKS